The Cyanobacteriota bacterium genome includes the window GGTTATCAGTTTCACAGTCAGACTGCCCCAAAAGCTACGCCCTGTTTTCGTTAAATATTCCACCTCTAGTTGGGCACAGCCATACTCCGTTGCTTCCACAAATAGACTGAATTGTTGCTCCGGTGTCAGTGGACTCTTATGCAGTGTTGGCCCATAGACCCCAACTAAGTCTTCTCGACTATCTGCTTCAAATAACTCGACAGCTCTCTGATTACAAGTAATGATGAGCAAGCTCGCCTGATCAACCAAAAAAATCGCATCTGCTGACTCCTCAAACGTAGCTTGGAATAGATCACGATTGCGAATTAGCTCTGTTTCTATCCGTTTACTCTCTGTAATGTCTCTCGACATTCCCAAGGCGTAGAGGGGATTCCCAGCCTGGTCACGAATTAAACACACCACAAGGTGCACCCACAGTTGATGTCCATCTTTGTGGATATAGCGCTTTTCCATTTGATATCGAGAGGTAGCGCCTGCAAGCAATTGTTGTAGACTCCTGAAGTCGGCAGCAATATCTTCGGGGTGAGTGAAGTCAACAAAGCTCATGGTCATTAGTTCAGCAAGGCTATAACCGGTCACTTCACTAAGAAGAGAATTGCAACGAATGATCTTGCCTGTTTTTGGATCGGCCAGAGTAATGGCGATCGGCGCTTCCTCAAACAACTGACGAAACAATGCCTCACTCTGATACAACGCTCGTTCAGCTTGCTGCTGCTGCGTAACATTGCGGACTATCTGTAACACTTGGTCAGGCTTGTAGGGAACAATTCGGGCTTCATAATATTCTTGACGACCTTGGATGGATAACGTGTAGTGAACGTCCACAATGGTGTTGCGTTGCAGACAGGTTTGGATGGCTGTAAATAGCTGTTGTCCGGCTGGAGGTGGCAGCACATCTTGAATTTTTCGCCCCATAAATTCTTCTGGTGGGCAATATAGACCTTCTGAGCCTTGAGATTTATAGTCAAGGTGGGTACCATCAGCAGCAAGACGAAACAATAAATCAGGAAACGCCCGAAACATTGACTCTAACTCTGCATTGCGCTCAGCAAGGCTAGCAGTGCGTTCTTTTACCTCTTGCTCTAGCCGTTGGTTCAAACGGCTGAGGGTTAGCTCTGTGTGTTTGCGATCGGTAATATCGGTGTCCATTGCAGTAAACACCCAGCAGCCCAAAGCTTGATCGCGACGGGCAACTATCTTACTCATTAACCACCGCAATCTGCCGTCCTTGTGGAAAAACCGATATTCCTGCTCAATAATTTTGCCAGGAGAAAACTGATGGGAAAACTGGACGGCAATAAAGCGATCGTCGGGGTGTACCCTCGATAACCAGAGATTACTATCAGCCAAAAACTCTTCCGCTGTATAACCAAACACTAATTCACAGCCCGCAGAACCATAGCAATATTCCAAGCGCCGATCGTCGTCAAAGATATAGAAACTCGTAATCGCCACAAGGGTTGTGTTGAGAATATCGCTTAGCCTAGTTTCTGAAGTACGGAGTGCATGCAGGAGTTGTTGACGATCAGTAATATCCTGGAAAAAACCGATCAATTCCCACCAACCGTGGCTCCCATCCCATGTGGCGGTGCAAACAGCAGATACCCAACGCAGTGAACCATTCTTATGATAAAGTCGAAACTCAAGATTACGAGTCTCGCCAGCAAACAGATGCTCGAAGGAAGGTAGCACAACCTGTTCTAAGTCTTCAGGGTAAATTCGCGAGAGCCATAAGCCAGGACTGGTCTGCAACTCTGCGAGAGTGTAACCAGAAATAACCTCAAACCCTGCTGATAGGCAGACAATTTCTATGCGTCGATCAGCATAAGCTCGCCCATAGCTGATGGCAGCAACTGGACTATTGAGGATTGCTCCTAATGTGCTCTCAGCAGCCCGACAACGAGCCTCACTTGCAGCTAATGCCTCCTCTAATTGCTGAACCTTCGCTTGCATGGTAACCAATTCACTTGCTTGAGCAGCTAGTTGTTGTTGCAAGTGAGTATGATCCATGGATTCACAGGTCTGTGGTAACTGATTGGCATCGGGAAGTAACGGCATGATCACGGTCAAAACTACGATTCTCCTAATCAGCGTAGCGCAGTCTTGTGGGAAACATATTGGCTCTATAAACTCGTTGAAGTGGTAGTCATAAAAACGATGTAATGATCAACTAGGAGTCAAAAGGTCTACCCTTCCTTACGGGAGACGATGTTCCTTACCCTCCTTTTTGCAAATCATTACCTTGTAAGCACTACTGTTGAAGTCATCGTCACTAGCAATGTTGCTAAGTTTTCCACAGAGTTTTCCACAGGTAGGGTGTGAAAAACTGATCAACTACTAGGGGTAGCTTTAACTAGGCAGTTGTTAAGCTGTATAGGCTAATAGTTACTTCTGTACTAACACTGAATTACTCATGGGCAATATTAAGAGTATCTACACGGATGGAGCCTGTTCTGGCAATCCAGGATCAGGTGGGTGGGGTGTGGTCATCTATTTTTCCGACGGCACTGTGCATGAACTTGGTGGTGCAGAACCACACACTACGAACAATCGCATGGAACTGCAGGCAGCGATCGCAGCGCTAGAGTTCTGGCAACAGGTCAACCCATCTGAGCCAGTCACGCTCTACACCGATAGCGACTATCTGCGCAACGGCATCACAAAATGGATATCGAGCTGGAAGAAAAAAGGCTGGAAAACGTCAAAGGGCGAAGCAGTGCTGAATCAAGATCTATGGCAGCGGCTTGATGCTCTCAATTCTGCCTTAGTGAGATGGAACTATGTAAAAGCCCATGCTGGTTATGAGGGGAATGAGCGCTGTGATCAAATTGCGCGTTCGTTTTCGCTGCACAAGCCCATTGAATTGCGGGTGAGTGATCATTTAGTTACAGATGTAAAAAAATCACAACATTCCTTAACGCAGATAGCAGACATGAGTCAAGTCACCGTCGTAAAATCCTCTGTGAACGATCATGCCCTTATTACCCCAGGCTTGGCAATGACAGACTCTCCTGTTTCAACTCCACCAGATAGCCTTGATGACCTTCCCCGCGAAGTGCGGGTTGGGCAGCTTCGTAACTTGGTTGATACCCTGCGGATTGCGGATGAAGTCGCTCGCAAAGGTTATCTCATCACCAGTTCTGAACTTGCAGACTTGATGGATGTGAATGCTAGCGCAGTTACTAGCCGTGGCGATCATTGGGTATGGCGCAATTGGGTTGTCTCACGAGTTCGGCGCGAGGGCAATCAAATTCTTTGGCAGCTTGAGCGTGTCGATGG containing:
- a CDS encoding PAS domain S-box protein, producing the protein MIMPLLPDANQLPQTCESMDHTHLQQQLAAQASELVTMQAKVQQLEEALAASEARCRAAESTLGAILNSPVAAISYGRAYADRRIEIVCLSAGFEVISGYTLAELQTSPGLWLSRIYPEDLEQVVLPSFEHLFAGETRNLEFRLYHKNGSLRWVSAVCTATWDGSHGWWELIGFFQDITDRQQLLHALRTSETRLSDILNTTLVAITSFYIFDDDRRLEYCYGSAGCELVFGYTAEEFLADSNLWLSRVHPDDRFIAVQFSHQFSPGKIIEQEYRFFHKDGRLRWLMSKIVARRDQALGCWVFTAMDTDITDRKHTELTLSRLNQRLEQEVKERTASLAERNAELESMFRAFPDLLFRLAADGTHLDYKSQGSEGLYCPPEEFMGRKIQDVLPPPAGQQLFTAIQTCLQRNTIVDVHYTLSIQGRQEYYEARIVPYKPDQVLQIVRNVTQQQQAERALYQSEALFRQLFEEAPIAITLADPKTGKIIRCNSLLSEVTGYSLAELMTMSFVDFTHPEDIAADFRSLQQLLAGATSRYQMEKRYIHKDGHQLWVHLVVCLIRDQAGNPLYALGMSRDITESKRIETELIRNRDLFQATFEESADAIFLVDQASLLIITCNQRAVELFEADSREDLVGVYGPTLHKSPLTPEQQFSLFVEATEYGCAQLEVEYLTKTGRSFWGSLTVKLIT
- the rnhA gene encoding ribonuclease HI, coding for MGNIKSIYTDGACSGNPGSGGWGVVIYFSDGTVHELGGAEPHTTNNRMELQAAIAALEFWQQVNPSEPVTLYTDSDYLRNGITKWISSWKKKGWKTSKGEAVLNQDLWQRLDALNSALVRWNYVKAHAGYEGNERCDQIARSFSLHKPIELRVSDHLVTDVKKSQHSLTQIADMSQVTVVKSSVNDHALITPGLAMTDSPVSTPPDSLDDLPREVRVGQLRNLVDTLRIADEVARKGYLITSSELADLMDVNASAVTSRGDHWVWRNWVVSRVRREGNQILWQLERVDG